From a single Populus trichocarpa isolate Nisqually-1 chromosome 17, P.trichocarpa_v4.1, whole genome shotgun sequence genomic region:
- the LOC7461097 gene encoding protein PELPK1, translated as MANHNFPLFILRFFPLFVISSLSLMNSQTILVEARQLLEVTLPELPKPELPKLPPLPEFPKPELPELPEFEIPKLPELPPFLHFPELPKPALPTIPRGINPSHSTTKGVRELQESERYGTPSQNQRGTCRVHPIASAQDACSSPDPPYSLNGLPVLPLIDADVTQDTMAYRHFPSSILPLMVISMSLMNSQTILVEARQLLEAPLPELPKPELPKPELPELPKPEFPELPPKPELPKFEVPQLPELPTFPHLPELPKPTLPTIPKDINPSHSTASP; from the exons ATGGCCAATCATAACTTCCCATTATTTATCTTACGGTTTTTCCCACTCTTTGTGATCAGTAGTTTGTCACTGATGAACAGCCAGACAATTCTTGTTGAAGCCCGGCAACTCCTGGAGGTAACATTGCCTGAGCTTCCCAAGCCTGAATTGCCTAAGTTGCCACCACTGCCTGAATTCCCAAAACCTGAACTGCCAGAACTGCCAGAATTTGAAATACCAAAACTGCCTGAATTGCcaccttttcttcattttcctgaGCTGCCTAAGCCCGCATTGCCAACTATCCCCAGGGGCATCAACCCATCTCACTCAACTACTA AAGGTGTAAGAGAACTGCAAGAGAGTGAGAGGTATGGCACCCCTTCCCAAAACCAACGAGGCACATGCCGTGTGCATCCCATAGCCTCTGCTCAAG ACGCTTGCTCAAGTCCAGATCCTCCATACTCACTTAATGGCCTTCCAGTTCTCCCACTGATCGATGCTGATGTTACCCAGGACA CTATGGCTTATCGTCACTTCCCATCATCCATTTTACCACTTATGGTGATTAGTATGTCATTGATGAACAGCCAGACAATTCTGGTAGAGGCACGCCAACTCCTGGAGGCACCATTGCCTGAGCTTCCAAAGCCTGAACTTCCCAAACCTGAATTGCCTGAGCTTCCTAAGCCTGAATTCCCTGAATTGCCACCAAAACCTGAATTGCCAAAGTTTGAAGTGCCTCAACTGCCTGAATTGCCTACTTTTCCCCATTTGCCTGAGCTGCCTAAGCCCACATTGCCAACTATTCCTAAGGACATCAACCCATCTCACTCAACAGCTAGTCCTTGA
- the LOC7472540 gene encoding beta carbonic anhydrase 5, chloroplastic isoform X2, translating to MTTTSNLWTNSDLRLQASREPPGLTKELKSDKSERMERIEHGSDLFDEMKQRFLSFKKHKYMQNLELYEKLAKGQAPKFMVIACADSRVCPSSILGFQPGEAFVVRNVANMVPPYENGPSETNAGLEFAVNSLKVENILVIGHSQCGGIRALMSMHDDVETSSLIGSWVSVGMNARVRTKAATKLLNFDQQCKHCEKESVNCSLANLLTYPWVEEKVRNGELAIHGAYYDFVDCAFEKWTLDYKESNLKDKGGRVAVKDRAFWF from the exons ATGACTACAACCAGCAACCTTTG GACAAATTCAGATTTGAGATTACAGGCTTCCAGGGAGCCTCCTGGACTGACTAAGGAACTTAAAAGTGACAAATCCGAGCGCATGGAAAGAATCGAACATGGTTCTGATTTATTTGATGAGATGAAACAACGGTTCCTGAGCTTCAAAAAGCATAAATACAT GCAAAACTTGGAACTCTACGAAAAGCTTGCCAAAGGGCAAGCACCAAAG TTTATGGTGATTGCTTGTGCAGACTCAAGGGTTTGCCCTTCGTCCATCTTAGGATTCCAGCCTGGTGAAGCTTTTGTCGTTCGCAATGTTGCAAATATGGTGCCACCCTATGAG AATGGACCATCTGAAACAAATGCAGGCTTAGAGTTTGCTGTAAATTCTCTGAAA GTTGAAAACATTTTAGTAATTGGTCACAGTCAATGCGGAGGCATTCGCGCTCTAATGAGTATGCATGATGACGTAGAAACAAG TAGCCTCATTGGAAGTTGGGTTTCTGTGGGGATGAATGCAAGAGTAAGAACTAAGGCAGCCACGAAACTTCTGAACTTTGACCAGCAGTGCAAACATTGTGAAAAG GAATCAGTCAACTGTTCATTGGCAAACCTCCTCACTTATCCATGGGTGGAAGAAAAAGTGAGGAATGGGGAACTTGCTATTCACGGTGCCTATTATGACTTCGTCGACTGTGCATTTGAGAAATGGACTCTGGATTACAAGGAAAGCAATCTGAAGGACAAAGGTGGGAGAGTTGCAGTAAAAGACCGAGCATTTTGGTTCTGA
- the LOC18107038 gene encoding uncharacterized protein LOC18107038 has translation MDGSSSGGGNGYRVEAERWLTISEKLLAARDLHGAKSFAIRARESDPRLYEFSDQIIAVADTLLAGELRVENNHHYDYYMILQLGRLTQDLELITDQYRKLALLLNPTRNRLLFADQAFKLVSEAWLVLSNPAKKAMYDHELQLSQLGLLVTQQPPPPPFQQQPPSNPEPIRPVPQFSMPWMPESSIRFPSQTKPAESPRSQTQQRNPEPTWRQPQQKPIEPPKQPTPLKAATELNKQPTPSKAPNEPTRQPTPLKAATELNKLSTPSKAPSEPPPLKSSTEPNKQSTLSKIPTEPTRPEVVIGLSRSAPKPSATDSRQAMKHTTTFTAAAATGTKHANASEPELSSFWTACPYCYILYEYPKAYEECILRCQSCRRAFHAVMVPAPPVTGKDTYFCCWGFFPLGFSGNNEKVGNEFGSNWSPFSAMFSTPFPAGGAVGSGGQMYNKLKQKVIYKDDVYIDISDTSEDESDSGDEWGVKKRKKAKNAKGKGTPNKHAKKSQNERLKKGVGAGAGTENIQNEDGDGGGSVPEEVVEKGEGSCGKRKAAKDLGKLDLNVMFSNEVDEAAPGPSQRNGPGHGEEDNIEGIGFFEGLDEFLSTLPILSVVGDDKVKAT, from the coding sequence atggaCGGTAGCAGCAGCGGAGGCGGAAACGGTTACAGAGTAGAAGCAGAGCGGTGGTTAACTATATCAGAGAAACTCTTAGCAGCACGTGACTTGCACGGGGCTAAGAGCTTCGCGATCCGAGCCAGAGAATCCGACCCGAGACTCTACGAATTCTCCGATCAAATCATCGCCGTTGCCGACACTCTCCTCGCCGGAGAGTTACGCGTCGAGAACAATCACCACTATGATTACTATATGATTCTCCAACTCGGTCGCTTGACCCAGGATCTCGAACTCATTACGGATCAGTATCGGAAGCTCGCCTTGTTGCTCAACCCGACGAGGAACCGGCTGCTCTTCGCTGATCAGGCGTTCAAGCTTGTGTCGGAGGCCTGGCTCGTGCTTTCGAATCCTGCTAAGAAGGCAATGTATGATCATGAGTTACAACTGAGTCAGCTCGGTCTTCTCGTGACTCAGCAACCGCCACCTCCACCATTTCAACAGCAACCGCCGTCTAATCCTGAGCCGATTCGGCCTGTTCCGCAGTTCAGTATGCCATGGATGCCTGAGTCGTCAATTAGGTTCCCCTCTCAGACCAAACCCGCCGAGTCACCTCGTTCACAGACTCAGCAGAGAAATCCCGAGCCAACTTGGCGACAGCCTCAGCAGAAACCAATCGAACCGCCTAAGCAGCCTACCCCGCTGAAGGCCGCCACTGAGCTAAATAAGCAGCCAACTCCGTCTAAGGCTCCCAATGAGCCAACTCGGCAGCCTACCCCGCTGAAGGCCGCCACTGAGCTAAATAAGCTGTCAACCCCGTCTAAGGCTCCCAGTGAGCCTCCGCCGCTGAAGTCTTCCACTGAGCCAAATAAGCAGTCAACTCTGTCTAAGATTCCCACTGAGCCAACTCGGCCAGAGGTTGTGATTGGGTTATCTCGATCAGCGCCAAAACCGAGTGCCACTGATTCGAGGCAAGCGATGAAGCACACAACCACCTTCACCGCTGCTGCTGCAACTGGGACAAAGCATGCGAATGCGAGTGAGCCAGAGTTATCGAGTTTTTGGACTGCGTGTCCTTATTGTTATATACTTTACGAGTATCCTAAAGCTTATGAGGAGTGTATTCTAAGGTGTCAAAGTTGTAGAAGGGCATTTCATGCTGTCATGGTACCAGCACCACCGGTGACTGGTAAAGATACATACTTTTGCTGCTGGGGATTTTTTCCGTTGGGGTTTTCAGGTAATAATGAGAAAGTAGGTAATGAGTTTGGTAGTAATTGGTCTCCGTTTTCTGCAATGTTTTCCACTCCTTTCCCAGCTGGTGGTGCTGTTGGTAGTGGTGGTCAAATGTATAATAAACTGAAGCAAAAGGTGATTTATAAAGATGATGTGTATATAGATATCTCTGACACAAGTGAAGATGAGTCTGATTCCGGTGATGAGTGGGGtgtaaaaaagagaaagaaagcaaaaaatgcAAAGGGGAAAGGAACTCCGAATAAACATgcgaaaaaatcacaaaatgaaAGATTGAAGAAGGGGGTAGGAGCAGGGGCTGGAACagaaaatattcaaaatgaGGATGGTGATGGTGGGGGTAGTGTGCCAGAGGAGGTGGTGGAAAAGGGGGAAGGGAGTTGTGGCAAAAGGAAGGCAGCAAAAGATTTGGGAAAGTTGGATTTGAATGTGATGTTTAGTAATGAGGTGGATGAGGCTGCACCTGGACCAAGTCAAAGGAATGGGCCTGGGCATGGGGAGGAGGATAATATTGAAGGGATTGGGTTTTTTGAGGGTCTTGATGAGTTTTTAAGTACCTTGCCCATACTTTCGGTTGTAGGGGATGATAAGGTGAAGGCTACTTAG
- the LOC7472540 gene encoding beta carbonic anhydrase 5, chloroplastic isoform X1 translates to MAIPSPPFSLSKHSLSNSPSFHASNPSLDPSKASALGTQNVFGSKANLGGVEQTHLRLRNNLKTNSDLRLQASREPPGLTKELKSDKSERMERIEHGSDLFDEMKQRFLSFKKHKYMQNLELYEKLAKGQAPKFMVIACADSRVCPSSILGFQPGEAFVVRNVANMVPPYENGPSETNAGLEFAVNSLKVENILVIGHSQCGGIRALMSMHDDVETSSLIGSWVSVGMNARVRTKAATKLLNFDQQCKHCEKESVNCSLANLLTYPWVEEKVRNGELAIHGAYYDFVDCAFEKWTLDYKESNLKDKGGRVAVKDRAFWF, encoded by the exons ATGGCTATCCCATCACCacctttctctctttcaaaaCACTCCTTATCCAATTCCCCTTCATTTCATGCTTCCAACCCTTCATTGGATCCCTCTAAAGCTTCAGCCTTGGGAACCCAAAAT GTCTTTGGTTCTAAGGCTAATTTAGGAGGAGTTGAGCAGACCCATTTGAGATTGCGGAATAATTTGAA GACAAATTCAGATTTGAGATTACAGGCTTCCAGGGAGCCTCCTGGACTGACTAAGGAACTTAAAAGTGACAAATCCGAGCGCATGGAAAGAATCGAACATGGTTCTGATTTATTTGATGAGATGAAACAACGGTTCCTGAGCTTCAAAAAGCATAAATACAT GCAAAACTTGGAACTCTACGAAAAGCTTGCCAAAGGGCAAGCACCAAAG TTTATGGTGATTGCTTGTGCAGACTCAAGGGTTTGCCCTTCGTCCATCTTAGGATTCCAGCCTGGTGAAGCTTTTGTCGTTCGCAATGTTGCAAATATGGTGCCACCCTATGAG AATGGACCATCTGAAACAAATGCAGGCTTAGAGTTTGCTGTAAATTCTCTGAAA GTTGAAAACATTTTAGTAATTGGTCACAGTCAATGCGGAGGCATTCGCGCTCTAATGAGTATGCATGATGACGTAGAAACAAG TAGCCTCATTGGAAGTTGGGTTTCTGTGGGGATGAATGCAAGAGTAAGAACTAAGGCAGCCACGAAACTTCTGAACTTTGACCAGCAGTGCAAACATTGTGAAAAG GAATCAGTCAACTGTTCATTGGCAAACCTCCTCACTTATCCATGGGTGGAAGAAAAAGTGAGGAATGGGGAACTTGCTATTCACGGTGCCTATTATGACTTCGTCGACTGTGCATTTGAGAAATGGACTCTGGATTACAAGGAAAGCAATCTGAAGGACAAAGGTGGGAGAGTTGCAGTAAAAGACCGAGCATTTTGGTTCTGA
- the LOC18107040 gene encoding mitochondrial uncoupling protein 5 isoform X3, whose product MGLKGFAEGGVASIIAGASTHPLDLIKVRMQLQGESHIPNLSSVQSYRPAFTLSSTANISLPTTLELPPPPRVGPLSIGVRIIQSEGAAALFSGVSATILRQTLYSTTRMGLYDVLKHKWTDPDTNTMPLVRKIVAGLISGAVGAAVGNPADVAMVRMQADGRLPIDQRRNYKSVVDALSQMSKQEGVASLWRGSGLTVNRAMIVTASQLASYDQAKEMILEKGLMSDGIGTHVAASFLAGFVASVASNPIDVIKTRVMNMKVEPGVEPPYKGALDCAMKTIKAEGPMALYKGFIPTISRQGPFTVVLFVTLEQVRKLLKDF is encoded by the coding sequence GTGGTGTTGCCTCCATCATTGCCGGTGCTTCCACTCATCCTTTGGATTTAATCAAGGTCCGTATGCAACTTCAAGGTGAATCCCACATCCCAAATCTATCCTCCGTGCAATCCTATCGCCCTGCTTTTACGTTGAGCTCTACGGCCAACATCTCCTTACCAACCACCTTAGAACTCCCTCCTCCACCCCGTGTGGGACCCCTTTCCATTGGTGTCCGTATCATCCAATCCGAGGGTGCTGCCGCCCTTTTCTCTGGTGTCTCCGCTACCATCCTCCGCCAAACCTTATACTCCACCACCCGTATGGGCCTTTATGATGTCCTCAAACATAAATGGACGGATCCAGATACTAATACCATGCCACTTGTACGTAAGATCGTGGCTGGACTAATCTCCGGTGCTGTCGGGGCTGCTGTTGGTAACCCTGCGGATGTAGCGATGGTCCGTATGCAGGCTGATGGACGTCTCCCGATTGATCAGCGCAGAAATTACAAGAGTGTTGTCGATGCCTTAAGTCAAATGTCAAAGCAGGAGGGTGTCGCTAGTCTGTGGCGGGGTTCGGGTCTTACTGTCAACCGTGCGATGATTGTGACTGCATCACAGCTTGCATCATATGACCAAGCGAAGGAGATGATCTTGGAGAAGGGTTTGATGAGTGATGGGATCGGCACCCATGTCGCAGCAAGTTTTCTGGCTGGTTTTGTGGCTTCCGTTGCTTCAAACCCTATTGATGTGATAAAGACTAGAGTTATGAACATGAAGGTTGAGCCCGGGGTTGAACCACCTTATAAGGGTGCATTAGATTGTGCAATGAAGACTATCAAGGCAGAGGGTCCTATGGCCCTGTATAAGGGCTTTATCCCAACAATTTCAAGACAAGGACCTTTTACTGTTGTGCTATTTGTCACACTAGAGCAGGTTCGGAAATTACTTAAAGATTTCTGA